Proteins co-encoded in one Dendropsophus ebraccatus isolate aDenEbr1 chromosome 9, aDenEbr1.pat, whole genome shotgun sequence genomic window:
- the LOC138800705 gene encoding gap junction gamma-1 protein-like, whose product MSWSFLTRLLEEINNHSTFVGKVWLTVLIIFRIVLTAVGGESIYYDEQSKFVCNTQQPGCENVCYDAFAPLSHVRFWVFQIILITTPSIMYLGFAMHRIARRPEEYQRQLEKSRSKRKKKAPVIHRGAKRDYEEAEDDNEEDPMICEVVEPEKDVVDSNQKKHDGRRRIKQDGLMKVYVLQLLFRSALEVGFLLGQYVLYGFEVIPSYVCTRSPCPHTVDCFVSRPTEKTIFLLIMYAVSALCLLLNLCELFHLGIGGIRDSLRQKGKEEEEQYPKKAPSAPPNYHSVLKKGKVPNGKLLYPENGAAEAYELPVTHSGEHELDRLRQHLKMAQEHLDLAFQLNPAVDTAHASRSSSPEANSIAAEQNRLNLAQEKGGVCEKTGL is encoded by the coding sequence ATGAGTTGGAGCTTCTTAACCCGTCTTCTCGAAGAGATTAACAATCATTCCACCTTTGTGGGGAAGGTTTGGTTGACAGTCCTCATCATCTTCAGGATAGTCCTGACAGCAGTGGGTGGAGAATCCATCTATTATGATGAACAGAGTAAATTTGTGTGCAACACGCAACAGCCCGGTTGTGAGAACGTGTGCTATGACGCGTTTGCGCCCTTGTCACATGTTCGATTCTGGGTCTTCCAGATCATTCTTATCACCACACCGTCCATCATGTACTTAGGCTTTGCCATGCATCGGATTGCACGTCGCCCAGAAGAGTACCAGAGGCAACTAGAGAAGTCACGAAGCAAGCGCAAGAAGAAGGCTCCTGTCATTCATCGTGGGGCAAAACGGGACTATGAGGAAGCGGAGGATGACAACGAAGAAGACCCCATGATCTGCGAAGTCGTGGAGCCTGAGAAAGATGTTGTTGACTCAAACCAGAAGAAACACGATGGCCGCCGACGTATTAAACAGGATGGCCTTATGAAGGTTTATGTTCTACAGCTGCTCTTCCGTTCAGCCCTGGAAGTTGGGTTTCTCCTGGGGCAGTATGTGTTGTATGGTTTTGAGGTGATTCCATCTTACGTGTGCACTCGGAGCCCTTGTCCCCACACGGTCGATTGCTTTGTGTCCCGTCCCACCGAAAAGACCATTTTCCTGCTTATCATGTATGCTGTGAGCGCTCTGTGCCTTTTACTCAACCTTTGTGAACTCTTCCATTTGGGCATTGGTGGCATTCGAGACTCTCTCAGGCAGAAgggcaaagaggaggaggagcagtatcCCAAAAAGGCTCCTAGTGCCCCTCCCAATTATCATTCGGTGCTGAAAAAGGGAAAGGTGCCAAATGGCAAGTTATTGTACCCCGAGAATGGGGCCGCAGAAGCTTATGAGTTGCCTGTAACTCATTCAGGCGAGCACGAGCTGGACAGGCTGCGCCAGCATCTCAAGATGGCCCAAGAACACCTCGACTTGGCCTTCCAGCTGAACCCAGCGGTCGACACTGCCCATGCGTCTCGTAGTAGCAGTCCGGAGGCCAACAGCATAGCTGCCGAACAGAACAGACTCAACCTGGCTCAGGAAAAAGGAGGAGTCTGTGAAAAAACTG